The segment GGGATTTCCGGCGGGTGCCAACCAAAGATACGGATGTTGTTCATGTTGGCGGCCTTGGCCAAGTCGATCAGCGTCTTGTATTCCTTGGGCGACGTGCGTCCGACAAAAATATCAGGTGGTCCACCCCAGCAAGCCGATCGAATGAAGTGATTCTTGCCGTTGAGCTTGACGGTTCGCGGGTAGCTGACTTCGTCCCTGGTGAAACCAGGATTCCAGTCCATCTTGATTTGGCGAATACCGAACGTCGTTTTCGACCGGTCGTGGACCTCGTCACCTTCTTCGACACGCAGTTTTGCTGTGTACAGGTTGGGTTTCCCCAAATCCCAAGGCCACCAGAGTTCAGGCTGGTCAATAGGAATCGAGGTCTTCAAAGTCTGCAGCCCCGGTTCGACGCTGGCCTGGATCTTGCCCGTGTGTTGGGGACCAGAGAAATTCTGGCCTTGCAGTGTGATCGGTAGGGAAACATCACAATTCCGGTCACTATGATTTTCCAACGTCACTTCAACCTCAACATCGGCTGAGCCGTCTGCGTTAAGCTTCGATTTGACATAGAGGTCGTCGACACGAACCTTCCCCGTCGCAACCAATCGCACGGGACGCCATATCCCAAACGGCACCAAGTCTCGCCAGTAATCACCGAACCACGGCGTCTTTAGCCCTGCCACTTTGTGATTGACCTGAGGAGGTGGATCCAGCTTGACCATCAGCATGTTACGGCCCTTGTGCCAGTCTTTGTCGGCATCAATCAGGTGGCTGACGTCAAAGGAGAATGGCGAGAACATCCCTTCGTGGCGTCCCAGGGCATGACCGTTGAGCCAGACTTCACAGCCGTAATCCACGCCGTCGAATTCCAGTCGCACAACCTTGCCGGACAGATCTTCGCTGACGTTGAATTGCAACGAGTACCACCATTCGTCGTACATCACCCACTGGGCCTTGACGCTATTGCGGCCAAAGTAGGGATCGTCCAGAGCGCCGGCCTTCCAAAGGTCCGTGTAAACATCGCCCGGGACTCGCGCTGGCATCCAAACCAATGTTTCAATGTCCGCTTGGGGCAATTCGTGTAGTCCCTCGCGGATCCCCTGACCGGGACGCATGCGTTTGAGCTTCCAACGATATCCGCTCAGATCCTGAACCAGCTGACCTTCACTCTTGACTTGATCCCCCGCTCCGGGCTGTGCCAGAGCCGAGTTGGAACTCGCAAACGAAGCGAGCACGATCCAACAGCAAAGATTTCTTCCCATGATATTCTCTCTCATTCCTGCCAAGTTCATTTCTTCAGCAGTCCTCGATGCGACGTCAACGCCTCTGCTAGTCAATCAGTCCAGTCAATCAGTATAGGTTGTCGTGCTCGACAAAGGCATCGTCCAGGCCATCCCGAGTGATTCACGCTCGACCATCTGCGGCAGAGAGTTCATCTTGCCGCTTCTCGCCCAACAAGCCAAGGGAAATCCTCCGAGAAAGCGAAATCGTCGTGAAGTCTGCCCCGCGTGCGTTTCAGTCGGTTGAACCGATTCTATCGCCATCCGCTTGCGAACGGTGCCTTTCGCCGAGGGAAAGTTACCATCGAGTGCGTTTTTCATGTGAGAATCATGAGCATCCGATCGAATGCCGTTTTTATCCAAATCCATGTATTGTCTACGGCATGCGAGTAAAATGGAGGCATCATTCCGTAACACCGATTCTGTGGCGATACCGGATCTGTGGTGCAAATGCTGGGTTCACTACACGCTTGGTGAATAGCGAGACTCACAATCATGTCCTTCCACTCTGTCCTCCACTCGACCGCGATTCGTCTGCTTGGCGTTTGCCTGTTGTCGGTCTTCGCAGCCAGGCTGGACGCACAAGAGAACCCGCAGCGAATTGAACCGATCAAGTTGAAGCCGGACGACGCTCCTCGACGCGGGCTTTCGAAAGTGGTCGCGGGTTCTCACGTCAAGGTATTTATCCCCAGCTTGCCCTATCTGTACACGTCGCATTCGATCAACGGTGCCCTGATCAAACCCTCGGACCATGATCAGGGTTGGGAGTATGACATGGCGGTTTCTCATCAGCAAATTGATGAGACGACCTATGAGTTCAAACTGCGGCAAGGCGTCAAGTTTCAAGATGGATCGCCTTTCAACGCAGACGCCGTCGTCATGAACATGGATGCCTTCAAGGAACAACCGGTGACGTACAGCAAGATCAATCAAGTGTTTGACTTCGCCGAAAAGATCGATGACGAAACCGTTCGGTTTCATTTGACGGAAAAGTACGGCTGTTTCATGAACGATCTGATTTGGATGCAGTTCTACACGAAAGAGTATCTCGATTTGAACGGCGGTTGGAACGGAAAGGCCAGTTGCCCGAATCTGTCGCGGGCTGGTCCTTACGGTTTGGGCCCCTATGAGTTGACCGAGGGATATATCGAAGGCGATCGACATAGCCCCAAGGCCGTCTTGAAAGCGAATCCCTACTACTGGGACCCAAGTTATCCGAAGGTTGAGACGATCACGGTTTACACTCAGTTGGATACGCTGCGTGCGAAGAATGCCGCATTGTATGAAGAAGGAATGGTCGACATTGCGTCAATCCCGCCTGAACATAAAGTGGAGACGATTCTTTCGCCTCATGCCAAGCTTGTGGTGTCGCCGTCTAACGACAACATCGCGATCCACATCAACATGATCAACGGTAATCCGCGTCTCCGCGAGACGGCTGTCCGGCGTGCCTTGAACGAGGCCCTCCACCAACAGAATTTGCTGGTCTTTGCTTTTGAACGCGAGGGCGTGTTGTCGCCCACGCTGGCGTCGCCCCACTTCCCCGGCGTTCGGGAAGTCGCTGAGAAACTTCGTCCCTACTCTGAAGTCGAATCCCCCTACTCCCAGCGGAAGAGGGCGGAACTGCAACGCATCCTGCAGGGCTTACGTTTGAAGGTACTCACGCAGGATCGTTTTCTGTCGATGTGGCGAGGCATCGAAACACAGCTCGGATACGTTGGGGTGACACTGGATGTCAAAGTCGTTTTGAGCGAGAAGGAAATCTTCGAACCTCTTTTGTCGACCAATGCCGGCCAAAACGAGGAGCAATGGGATTTGCTTGTTTGGGGAAACGATGATTGGTTTTTTAATCATCCGTTCACCGCATTCTTTGTTTACCGGACCCACAATGTTTGGAGCACGGTTTACCCCGATTCGATCATGGACGAGTACATTGAAGAGATGTTTCGCGCCAGCGTCGGCACTCCGGAGTTCGTTGACATTTCACGAAAGATCATGCGCCGCGCCTACGACGAGGCCTACATGTTGTTCGTGCCCACACCGCACAAGGTCTTTGCGGTAAATAAAGAAGTGGTATTTCGGCCCTATAAGATGGCTTGTTTTCCGTTGTGGAAGGTCCAAGTCACTCCGGATCATTGGTCGCTACGCAAGGGAACCATGGACGAGTCCATGAAACAGCCGGTCCAAATTACCCGGATTCAAGTCAAAGAAGGTGGATCGTGAGAAAACGGGCTTTGTTATTGAAGTTGCTGTTGTTGGTCTGCATCCCGGTCATCACGCTCATTGGGATGGGAATCTACGGGATGCTGATCACGCGATCTACCTTTTCGGATGCAGAAAATGTGCAGCGTGCAACGCTGGATATTTCGGGCCCCTTCAACCAACTCCGTCAACTTAGCTTGTTGATGGTGATCGCGCCCAACGAGGAACTACAGTTCGATTTCGATCAGCAGCAACAGACGGTCACCGCTCAGCTTGATGAAACCATCGATCTTTGGTCATCCGATTCTGGAAGCCTGCAAGGGAAAACGGCCTTTAAGGATTTGGCTGCAAGTTGGCAAGAGTATGTGCGGCTGAAGGATTTTACGGTTGAGAAAGTGAGAGAGGACTATCGCGAGGAAGCTTTCATCAACGCCATTGAAGCGGAGCAACAGCAGTTCGTCGACGTCGGTACGAAACTCAAAGCATGGACCGATGCAAAGATTCGCGATACCCGACAACGGTACGTTTCAGCGTTGTGGGTTTACGGTGCGATCGTTGCGTTGGTCACGCTTTGTGTTGCCTTGATTGGCATGGTGACGGCACGGCGGATTTTTCGTCCGATCGAGGCGTTAAAAAACACGGCCACACGCATCGCTCAGCAGGCCGAGTCGGGGGCTGACACGGAAGCCATGCAATCGCAAATCGACGTCACTTCTCAAGATGAATTGGGACAACTGGCTTCCGCACTGAGCCAAATGGTCGAGACACTGCGAACGGCGTTGCAAAATATTTCCCTCGAGCAGAGTCAAACCGAAGCCATTCTCAACTCGACGGCCGACGGCATCATCACCATCGGCCCAGGGGGGAATGTTCATGGATTCAATGCCGCTGCGGAACGTTTGTTGGGTTATGGACGCCAGGAAACAATCGGCCGAAGCATTTCGCAACTGCTGCCGGAATTGGATCGTCGACGTGGTGATGATTTCTCAAACGGGCACTATGGGGGCGAGCGAGAAGTGGCGGCGGTGACCAAAGGGGGTGAGCGAGTCCCGATCGCATTGCGCGTCAGCCGAATGGAAGACCAGGGTGAGCGGCTCACGATCGCGACGCTCCAAGACATCACTCAGCGAAAACAGGCCGAAGCGGATCGGCTTCGGATTTCGGGTGCCATCCGAAATGCAGTCAATCGACTTTCCGAGGCTAGCCGTCACATCTTGTCCTCCACCGAAAGCCAACTCTCGGATACACAACAACAAGCCGCAGCGGTCACGCAAACACTGACATCGATGGCCGAGGTCGCGATGACCTCGGAACAGGCGGCCGAACGGGCCGATGCGGTCGCCGAGTCGGCGCGTCGCTCAGACGAAGTGGGGCGGGCAGGACGCGAAGCGATCGAGAATTCGATTCAGGCGATGGGGCTTCTGCAACAAGAAGTCGAATCAATCGCCGAGACCATTCTGTCGTTGGCAGAACAGGCTCAAGCCATCGGTGAGATCACCGCGACGGTCAACGACATCGCGGAACAAACCAACGTGCTGGCGCTCAACGCCGCCGTCGAGGCGTCGCGTGCCGGTGAGCACGGCCGAGGCTTCGCGGTGGTCGCTAGCGAGGTCAAGTCGCTTGCTGGCGAGGCGAAAAAAGCCACCGCACAGGTTCGACACATTTTGGGTGAGATTCAAATGGCGACCAATAACTCGGTACTTGCCACCGAACGGGGGACCGGGGCGGTGACGGAATCGAGTCAGGTGATAAAGCAAGCGGGTGAAACGATCGCGTCACTGAACAAGACGCTGACCGATTCCGCACGGAACGCAACACAAATCTCGGCATCCGCCCGCCAGCAAATGATCGGCATTCAACAGCTCAACGAGAGCATGAAGGATATCGAAGACGTCGCCTCACGAAATGTCACTTCGATCGAACAAATCGAACAGGCGGCGAAGAACTTAAGAGAACTCAGTGACGAACTGGAATCATTGACGGCTCAGCATGCTCCCGATGCCTAGCCCCATGGCGTGAGATGCCGCCAGACAGAACCCATTTTGCGTGATCGCAGTGTCTTGATCGATTATACTCGTTTATAGCAGTGAACCACCAGCCCGAGATCAACGTGCGCATCGTCTACAAACTACTGCTAGCGACTGCTCTACCGGCAGCCCTTATCTGGCTGGTTGGAATCTATGCAACGAGTGTCAGCCAGGCTAGTTTGCACGATGCGATCGAAGCGAATTCCGTCACGCGCGCACGTGAGGTCATGAATGAGATTGATTGGATCATTCAGACCCGGGCCACCAACTGGCAGGCGTATTTGAGGTCCGAGCTCGTTCGCAGAACACTGTTGGAATCGAATGAAGAGTTCGCTGCCCAGCCTGATCCGCAAGCAGTGATCGATCAGCGGGATCAAGCGTGGCAATCGACGCCTGACGGTGTCGAAACCAGCCTGATGCAGCAGTTGTTGAACAACGACTTGGCGCGGGATCTACGAAACCGACTGATCGATCTTGATCAATCTGCGGGCTATCCGGTTTTCGGCGAGGTCTTCCTGACGAACCGTTTCGGCGCCAATGTTGCTCAGACCAGCCGGACATCGGACTATCAACAGGACGACGAACTATGGTGGCAACAAACCGCCGACGAAGGGGTCTTTATCGGTGATGCCGCCTATGATAACAGTGCCGGTCAGTATTCGATTGATCTCTGTTTGCGATCGGTAGACGATGAAGGCAAACTGATGGGTATCTTGAAGGCGGTGATGAACATTCGCGAAGTGGTGGACATCGTCGACGACACGGAACATCGCAGTCAGACTGATAGTCAGTTGATCTTGTTTAATCGTCAACATGCCATCATCCGCAGTTCTAACGTGTCGACACCAGAAATAGAGGACGGTTCTGCGTATTTTTCGGGTGTTACGCTGGCCCCTGACACGACCGAGTTCACGACCAGCTTGATGGATCCGGACACGGGGGAAGAACTGCTCTGCGCCTTCGCGATCTCACGCGGCCACGGCGACCTTGGCGGGATTGGTTGGACGGTGTTGGAAGCGAGAAAGCACTCGGCGGTCTTCGCACCCGTCGTTCAATTGCGGAGACGGATCATTTGGCTCGCGATCCTTGCAACCCTCATTGTGGCAGCCACGGGCTGGTGGATTGCTCGTTCGATAACGCGACCGATCGGCAAAGTGCTCGAGGGTACCACTCGGATTGGGCAAGGCGATTTTGATCACCGCATGGCAGTCAAAAGCAACAATGAAATAGGAAAGTTGGCTTCGGCTTTCAATCAGATGACGAACAATTTGCAGCAGAAGATGCAGCACCTCAAGGAACAGGAAGACGTGTTGCGTGTTCAGAATCTAACCCTTCTGTCACAGAGCAAAACGCTCGCGTCTCAGGAAGAAATGCTCGCTGCCCAAAAAGAGAGAGACAGGTTGTTTCATGCTGTGGGTGACGCCGTACGTCGATTGAATGCGGCCAGTGATGACATTCTGGAAACAACCTCAAACCAAGCGAGAGGGTCGCAAGAACAAGTTGCTGCGGTTTCGCAAACCGCTGGAACCGTCTATGAAGTCGCACAGATTGCCCATCAGACTTCGGAGCGGGCCAACCAAATGGTCATCGAAGCGAGTCAAGCCGAAGCGGCGGCCCAAGAGGGTCGCGACGCAATGTCAAAATCGATCCATGCGATCCAATCGGTCCGTACGCAAAGTGAGTTGACTGCCCAGACGATTCTGTCGCTCGCGGAGCGGGCACAAGCAATTGGTGAGATGACCGCGACCGTCAATGACATCGCCGAACAGACGAATGTATTGGCACTAAACGCAGCTGTCGAAGCTTCACGAGCCGGCGAACTCGGCCAAGGATTCGCGGTTGTTGCCAGAGCCGTCAAGGAACTAGCGGGCCAGTCGAAAGAAGCGACCGGACAAGTCCGCAGGATTCTCTCGGAAATCCTGAAAGCAACTGGAGAGGCTGTCGCGTCGACCGAAAAAGGCACGATCGCTGCCGGTGAAGCTGGCAATATCGCTGCAGAGACCGGCCATTTGGTCAATCGCTTGCTGACAACGATTTCAGATTCGGCACGCAGCGCGACGAAAATTTCGGAATCGGCAAGCGAGCAAGCATCCGGTGCGATCCAATGGAAGGAAGCGATGTCAAGCATCGAGTCGGTAGCGGTAGACAACGCGAAAGCGCTGGAACAAATTGAACAGGCCGCGATGGATTTGAGCAACTTGAGTGCCGAATTGGCAAAGCTCACCGCAAATACAACGATGCTGATCGACCAGGATACCCGCAAACTTTAGCATCTCATTGTGGTTCGATGCGGAATCACGAGGCATTCACCTTCGCGATTTGAAGGAGATGCGTGGCGATATCATCGAGTGGAAGCACCCGGTTGATGACGGTTTGCTCAATCGCTGCCTTGGGCATCCCGAAAACCACGCAGCTGGATTCGTCTTGGGCGATTGTGTACCCACCGAAATGATGGATGCGTTTTAGGCCAAGCACGCCGTCGCTTCCCATGCCCGTCATGATGATACCGATAGCGTTCTCTCGATACGTTTCAGCAACCGAGGCGAAGAGGTGAGTTCCGGCAGGCCGGAAACCGTCCATCGGCGGAGAGTCCGACAGACAAACTCGTTTTGCGCGTGACACGCCTAGATGATGGCCATGCGGAGCGATGTAAACCGTGGAGGGCATTAGGCTTTCGTGGTCCAAAGCGACTTTTACATGGAGCGGAATCACACCATCAAGCCAGCGAGCGAACCCCTCAATGAAACTCGGGACGATGTGCTGGACAAGCAGAATGGGAATCGGAAAATCCACCGGCAGCTCCCCAAGCACTTTAGCCAGCGCCGGTGGCCCGCCGGTTGAAGCGACGATCGCGATCACCTTCGAACGTAACGATGGGTCGTCAAGGGGAAGAGCTCTGATTGTCGATTGCTCGCTGGCCCGCTGGGAGGTGGCCTTTGGCGATGTGACCCCGCGGCGATGATGTCGAATCACTGCAACTTCTGCCATCGCCTTTACGGTGTCGGCGATCTCCTTTGCCAAAACATCAAAATGGGGGTGCAGAGGTCCGAGCGGCTTCTCCAACACCGTCAACGCGCCGGCGCGAAGTGCCAACATCGTTGTTTCAACTTCTCGAGCGCGAGCGCTTGCCGAGATGATGACAATCGGCGTTGGAACGTCGATCATGATTTCTTTCGTTGCGTCCAATCCATTCATGTCCGCCATGTTGATGTCCATCGTGATCACATCCGGACGCAACAACTTGGTCTTCGCAACCGCTTCCCGTCCGTCTACAGCAAACCCCACGACCCGGATTTCAGGGTCCGAGGTAAGAATCGCATCCAGAGTCTGTCTCGCCGTTGGCGAGTCATCGACGATCAATACATTTGGCATCCGTCACACTTAAACAAGTTGTTCCAATGTTTCAAGTAGAACCTTCTGGTCAAATGACCCCTTAACAATGTATGCGTTTGCACCCACCGCGATGCCTCGCTCCTTATCTTGATCGGACCCTCGGGCGGAAACCAGGACGACCGGCAACTCGGCCGTTGCCTCTACGGCTCGCAGTCTTTCTGTGAGTTCGAAACCGCTCGCACGCGGCATATCGACATCGCTAACGACTGCATCAAAAGTGTGCTCTTGGGCTATCTCCCAAGCTTCCTGACCGTCCGCAGCCATCATCACGATGTATCCGGCCGTTTCGAGGATGTTCTTTAGCAATAACCGTGTTGTCATCGAATCATCCGCAAGCAAGAGCTGTCTGCGAATGCGTTTGGGTGGTGCTGTGGGTACGATTTGCGAATGATGCGTTTGAAGCCCCAAGGCGGCGCGAACTAAGTTCGCTGCATTGATCACCAGAGCGATTCTACCGTTGGGAAGTAACGTGCATCCGGAAAAATAGCGGAGACGCCGGATTCGAGGACCGGGGTTCTTGACCAGAACCTCGCTCTCGGACATCACGTCGTCAACCGCGATGGCGACCCGCTGTTCACCTGCAGCCATCACAACGGCAAGCCTTTTGTCGGAGAGGTGGCTTTCGGACTCTCTCCCTTGTAAGCCCAGGATCGTCTCGAGTGCAACCAAACGGGTGGGGGATTCTCGAAGGATCAGCGTGTCACAGCCCGCTGATGATTTTAAATCCGAGCCTTCGAATCGAACCAATCGGCCAACGGAGGTTGTTGGAATTGCGTAAGTCTGATCGGCAACTCGAACCATCATGCAGCGGATGGTTGTCAAAGTCAGCGGCACCATCAGTGTGAAACGGGTTCCCAAACCCACTTCAAAGGAGACATCCACGTCGCCATGCAATGATTCCACCTGGCTATGGACAACATCAAGCCCAACCCCACGACCCGAAATGTCGGTAATCACCTTCGCGGTGGAGAAGCCCGGCGCAAACACCAACCTCGCCTGCTCGCGTGGGTCTTCGGGCACCTCGATCGCTCGCTTGCGTGCGACCGAGCAGATGCGTCCAAGGTCAAGCCCTGCCCCGTCATCCTGCACACGGACTTCGACTTGGCCGCCACGGAGCGATGCGGCAACCGTGATCGTTGCCTCCTTGGGTTTGCCAGCGGCAGCACGAACCTCGGACGCTTCGATACCGTGGTCGACCGCGTTCCGCACCAGATGCATCAATGGATCTTTCAGCCCTTCTAGCACCGATCGGTCGACTTCAACATCGGCGCCCTCAATTCGCAACGTCACCTGCTTGTTGCTTGATTTTGCAATGTCGCGAACGGCCCTCTCGAGACCGCCGCAGGCGTCGAGAAACGGCAACATGCGGACATGGTAGATCTCATCGTCCAACAAACCGCAGGTTTGCCCGAGCAAACGATTGTCCGCTTCCATCGCACTGGCAAGCTGGTCGACCTTGGTAGCAATCTCTGCGAGTCGAATCCCAAACTGTTCGGTGCGCGGCGACGCAGAACCCGCACCATGCAGCCGATGAGCGACTGCAGCATCGCGATCCTTGTTGGTAGATTGGAAATCGAACGCTTGACGCTGTGATCGGTCGCCGCTACGAGCGGGCTTTTTTCGTTGCGATGCCCTCCAAAACGACTTCAGGTCCGACATCATGTCACGCAGGTCGCTAGCGTCCTTGGCACGCATGTTTAGTCGCCCTCGAGCCACCAGCAATTCGCCATTGTGAGCCAGTAAGGCATCCAGCTTTTGAGCAGGGACTCTTATCGAGGCCACTTTTTCCGTCGGGTGTGATTTCGAATGCGACGGAACTGACCGCTTCGGCGTGGCCGCAACGTTGGTACCGGCTGGCACCTGCTTCTCCGGTTGCTTTCGATGCCGAGGCTCATCGCCCCCATGGTTTGCGAGGTTTGCCACAGGCGGCTCGACAGGCTTGTTGGGTCGTCCTGTCGATCCTTTGAGAGACCGGTCATCGGCGGGCAAATCCGCTGCTGCTTGGTTAGAGAGTGGCTGGTCCCAGTTGGACAAAACCACTTGGATTGGAGACGATTCCATACTCTCACCCCGACTCAGTCGATCGCCAGCATCGGAGATCGCATCGGTCACGACGAGAATCCGTGAGACCAGATCGGCATCAGCGACCGTTTTGCCATCGCGAACCTCCGACAACAGATCCTCCAAACGATGGCAGACTTCCTGGACTTCACCTAACTTCACCGCTCCGGCCGCCCCTTTCAAACTGTGCGTGACGCGAAACATTTCGGTTAACGCATCGGTGCTTGCTTCGGGCGACTCTGCTTTCTCCATCGCGAGTGCTTTCTCCGAGAGCGTTGTCACGTGCTCGCCTAATTCCTCAATAAACACAGGTAACAGCAAATCCAACATCGACTCTTCGCGGTTGCCAGCGGTTGAACTCGGGGGGACATCGAGCGGATTGGAGTCATCCTTATTCGCGTTCGGCGGACCGTCTGTCAGCACATGCTCGTTCATCGCGTCACTCGCAAGACGCTTTAAATCGGGGATCAGATCGTTCAGTCGCACTTCGTCAATTGGCTCGCCCAAACGCAATTGTGATCCAATCTCTTCAAACGCATCCATGGTCGCGAAAACCGTTGAAATCGCATCTTCGCTTGGCATGGATTGTTGTTCGCGGCAGCTTCCAAATATTTCCTCCAATAGGTGGCATGCGTTCCGGATGGGTTCGACGTTGGCCATTCCTGAAACGCCCTTCAATGTGTGAATCACACGGAAGATGTTGGTCATCGCCTCGGCTTGTTGGCCTGGATCCGGTCGCTTCTCTAAGCGGAGTAACTCACGGGTGATGTTGCTGATGTGCTCATGGAGTTCCTCGATGTAGGTCGCCATCAAGCATTCCGCGATTTTTTGTTTGTCCATGATGTTGATGCTCGCTAACTACGGGTGAACTTCCGTCAATGACGCGAGTTCGTTGCTCAGACCACTCAGGTTCTGAGCGGCTTGTTCGATCTGCACCAGCGCTTCCACACTACGCTGGGAAACCGAATCGATGTTACGAATTCCCTCGTTCAGTTGGCCGACACCCGCAGCTTGTTGGTTCGCCGACGCCGATATTTGAGATGCCATTTTCGCGGACTTCGCGAGCGTCTCGGAGAGTGCGTTGATTGTGTCTCCCGCTTTCGTGATGACGTCACCGGCATCGCCCACGGTTCGCGTGCCATGTTCCGTGGAAAGCACGGCCGCATTGGTTGCTTGTTGAATCTCACCCAGGATGGTTCGCACCTGTGCAGTCGCGCGCTTGGATTGTTC is part of the Novipirellula artificiosorum genome and harbors:
- a CDS encoding ABC transporter substrate-binding protein; the encoded protein is MSFHSVLHSTAIRLLGVCLLSVFAARLDAQENPQRIEPIKLKPDDAPRRGLSKVVAGSHVKVFIPSLPYLYTSHSINGALIKPSDHDQGWEYDMAVSHQQIDETTYEFKLRQGVKFQDGSPFNADAVVMNMDAFKEQPVTYSKINQVFDFAEKIDDETVRFHLTEKYGCFMNDLIWMQFYTKEYLDLNGGWNGKASCPNLSRAGPYGLGPYELTEGYIEGDRHSPKAVLKANPYYWDPSYPKVETITVYTQLDTLRAKNAALYEEGMVDIASIPPEHKVETILSPHAKLVVSPSNDNIAIHINMINGNPRLRETAVRRALNEALHQQNLLVFAFEREGVLSPTLASPHFPGVREVAEKLRPYSEVESPYSQRKRAELQRILQGLRLKVLTQDRFLSMWRGIETQLGYVGVTLDVKVVLSEKEIFEPLLSTNAGQNEEQWDLLVWGNDDWFFNHPFTAFFVYRTHNVWSTVYPDSIMDEYIEEMFRASVGTPEFVDISRKIMRRAYDEAYMLFVPTPHKVFAVNKEVVFRPYKMACFPLWKVQVTPDHWSLRKGTMDESMKQPVQITRIQVKEGGS
- a CDS encoding methyl-accepting chemotaxis protein yields the protein MRKRALLLKLLLLVCIPVITLIGMGIYGMLITRSTFSDAENVQRATLDISGPFNQLRQLSLLMVIAPNEELQFDFDQQQQTVTAQLDETIDLWSSDSGSLQGKTAFKDLAASWQEYVRLKDFTVEKVREDYREEAFINAIEAEQQQFVDVGTKLKAWTDAKIRDTRQRYVSALWVYGAIVALVTLCVALIGMVTARRIFRPIEALKNTATRIAQQAESGADTEAMQSQIDVTSQDELGQLASALSQMVETLRTALQNISLEQSQTEAILNSTADGIITIGPGGNVHGFNAAAERLLGYGRQETIGRSISQLLPELDRRRGDDFSNGHYGGEREVAAVTKGGERVPIALRVSRMEDQGERLTIATLQDITQRKQAEADRLRISGAIRNAVNRLSEASRHILSSTESQLSDTQQQAAAVTQTLTSMAEVAMTSEQAAERADAVAESARRSDEVGRAGREAIENSIQAMGLLQQEVESIAETILSLAEQAQAIGEITATVNDIAEQTNVLALNAAVEASRAGEHGRGFAVVASEVKSLAGEAKKATAQVRHILGEIQMATNNSVLATERGTGAVTESSQVIKQAGETIASLNKTLTDSARNATQISASARQQMIGIQQLNESMKDIEDVASRNVTSIEQIEQAAKNLRELSDELESLTAQHAPDA
- the cheB gene encoding chemotaxis-specific protein-glutamate methyltransferase CheB, with the translated sequence MPNVLIVDDSPTARQTLDAILTSDPEIRVVGFAVDGREAVAKTKLLRPDVITMDINMADMNGLDATKEIMIDVPTPIVIISASARAREVETTMLALRAGALTVLEKPLGPLHPHFDVLAKEIADTVKAMAEVAVIRHHRRGVTSPKATSQRASEQSTIRALPLDDPSLRSKVIAIVASTGGPPALAKVLGELPVDFPIPILLVQHIVPSFIEGFARWLDGVIPLHVKVALDHESLMPSTVYIAPHGHHLGVSRAKRVCLSDSPPMDGFRPAGTHLFASVAETYRENAIGIIMTGMGSDGVLGLKRIHHFGGYTIAQDESSCVVFGMPKAAIEQTVINRVLPLDDIATHLLQIAKVNAS
- a CDS encoding methyl-accepting chemotaxis protein: MNHQPEINVRIVYKLLLATALPAALIWLVGIYATSVSQASLHDAIEANSVTRAREVMNEIDWIIQTRATNWQAYLRSELVRRTLLESNEEFAAQPDPQAVIDQRDQAWQSTPDGVETSLMQQLLNNDLARDLRNRLIDLDQSAGYPVFGEVFLTNRFGANVAQTSRTSDYQQDDELWWQQTADEGVFIGDAAYDNSAGQYSIDLCLRSVDDEGKLMGILKAVMNIREVVDIVDDTEHRSQTDSQLILFNRQHAIIRSSNVSTPEIEDGSAYFSGVTLAPDTTEFTTSLMDPDTGEELLCAFAISRGHGDLGGIGWTVLEARKHSAVFAPVVQLRRRIIWLAILATLIVAATGWWIARSITRPIGKVLEGTTRIGQGDFDHRMAVKSNNEIGKLASAFNQMTNNLQQKMQHLKEQEDVLRVQNLTLLSQSKTLASQEEMLAAQKERDRLFHAVGDAVRRLNAASDDILETTSNQARGSQEQVAAVSQTAGTVYEVAQIAHQTSERANQMVIEASQAEAAAQEGRDAMSKSIHAIQSVRTQSELTAQTILSLAERAQAIGEMTATVNDIAEQTNVLALNAAVEASRAGELGQGFAVVARAVKELAGQSKEATGQVRRILSEILKATGEAVASTEKGTIAAGEAGNIAAETGHLVNRLLTTISDSARSATKISESASEQASGAIQWKEAMSSIESVAVDNAKALEQIEQAAMDLSNLSAELAKLTANTTMLIDQDTRKL
- a CDS encoding hybrid sensor histidine kinase/response regulator encodes the protein MDKQKIAECLMATYIEELHEHISNITRELLRLEKRPDPGQQAEAMTNIFRVIHTLKGVSGMANVEPIRNACHLLEEIFGSCREQQSMPSEDAISTVFATMDAFEEIGSQLRLGEPIDEVRLNDLIPDLKRLASDAMNEHVLTDGPPNANKDDSNPLDVPPSSTAGNREESMLDLLLPVFIEELGEHVTTLSEKALAMEKAESPEASTDALTEMFRVTHSLKGAAGAVKLGEVQEVCHRLEDLLSEVRDGKTVADADLVSRILVVTDAISDAGDRLSRGESMESSPIQVVLSNWDQPLSNQAAADLPADDRSLKGSTGRPNKPVEPPVANLANHGGDEPRHRKQPEKQVPAGTNVAATPKRSVPSHSKSHPTEKVASIRVPAQKLDALLAHNGELLVARGRLNMRAKDASDLRDMMSDLKSFWRASQRKKPARSGDRSQRQAFDFQSTNKDRDAAVAHRLHGAGSASPRTEQFGIRLAEIATKVDQLASAMEADNRLLGQTCGLLDDEIYHVRMLPFLDACGGLERAVRDIAKSSNKQVTLRIEGADVEVDRSVLEGLKDPLMHLVRNAVDHGIEASEVRAAAGKPKEATITVAASLRGGQVEVRVQDDGAGLDLGRICSVARKRAIEVPEDPREQARLVFAPGFSTAKVITDISGRGVGLDVVHSQVESLHGDVDVSFEVGLGTRFTLMVPLTLTTIRCMMVRVADQTYAIPTTSVGRLVRFEGSDLKSSAGCDTLILRESPTRLVALETILGLQGRESESHLSDKRLAVVMAAGEQRVAIAVDDVMSESEVLVKNPGPRIRRLRYFSGCTLLPNGRIALVINAANLVRAALGLQTHHSQIVPTAPPKRIRRQLLLADDSMTTRLLLKNILETAGYIVMMAADGQEAWEIAQEHTFDAVVSDVDMPRASGFELTERLRAVEATAELPVVLVSARGSDQDKERGIAVGANAYIVKGSFDQKVLLETLEQLV